The proteins below are encoded in one region of Tsuneonella sp. CC-YZS046:
- a CDS encoding antibiotic biosynthesis monooxygenase family protein, whose amino-acid sequence MFVAAYWWEVHPGKEEQFRAAWRRGTELIRERYGSLGSRLHREDRDDGAIRFIGVAEWPDRQTWRKAFDAKMVYDEPETRAAFVEAISDWAEEPLLLMEMTDDLLDRSP is encoded by the coding sequence GTGTTCGTTGCGGCCTATTGGTGGGAAGTGCATCCCGGAAAGGAAGAGCAGTTTCGCGCTGCCTGGCGCCGTGGAACCGAGCTCATCCGGGAAAGATACGGCAGCCTGGGCTCCCGCTTGCACCGGGAGGATCGCGACGATGGCGCAATCCGCTTCATCGGCGTCGCGGAATGGCCGGACCGGCAGACCTGGCGCAAGGCGTTCGATGCGAAGATGGTGTATGACGAGCCGGAAACCCGCGCGGCCTTCGTGGAGGCGATCAGCGATTGGGCGGAAGAGCCTCTCCTGCTGATGGAGATGACGGACGATCTTCTGGATCGCAGCCCTTGA
- a CDS encoding YbhB/YbcL family Raf kinase inhibitor-like protein, producing MTEAVPAWLAQALPNARPAHAALTAAKLGSEGLIGKSGFRLTSVAFDHGEELDPCFTADEEDAVAPPLEWTTPPQGALELVLVVEDPDAPGGKPACHWLVWGLAAQLGKLMEGETPPRVGKNSKRNSEWLPPEPPHEDEPHDYVFQLFALDLPLTLMPGATREELVKAMEGHVVGIAILAGTYARAEDDEDWDDDEDGD from the coding sequence ATGACCGAAGCCGTTCCGGCCTGGCTCGCCCAAGCCCTGCCCAATGCGCGCCCCGCCCATGCCGCCTTGACCGCGGCGAAGCTGGGGAGCGAGGGCTTGATCGGCAAGTCCGGCTTTCGCCTGACCAGCGTTGCCTTCGATCATGGGGAAGAACTCGATCCGTGCTTTACCGCGGACGAGGAAGATGCGGTTGCACCGCCGCTGGAATGGACCACGCCTCCGCAAGGTGCGCTGGAGCTGGTGCTGGTGGTGGAGGATCCGGATGCGCCAGGCGGAAAACCGGCTTGCCACTGGCTGGTCTGGGGGCTTGCTGCGCAATTGGGCAAGCTGATGGAAGGCGAAACGCCGCCACGGGTCGGCAAGAATTCAAAACGCAACAGCGAGTGGTTGCCGCCCGAGCCGCCGCATGAAGATGAGCCGCATGATTATGTGTTCCAGCTCTTCGCGCTGGATCTGCCCTTGACCTTGATGCCGGGCGCGACCCGTGAAGAATTGGTTAAGGCCATGGAAGGGCATGTGGTGGGCATCGCGATCCTCGCCGGCACCTATGCGCGCGCTGAAGATGACGAGGATTGGGACGATGACGAGGATGGCGATTGA
- a CDS encoding cupin domain-containing protein — translation MEGLTAKQLIERLALKPHPEGGWFRETWRAPTTNRERAAATAILFLLEASQRSHWHRVDAAEIWLWHAGDCLRLSTAPQECGPIDSIILGPDLLSGHAIQHVVSAAHWQAADPEPGGRSGFVLVSCVVAPGFDFAGFTLAPPGWTPRR, via the coding sequence ATGGAAGGCCTCACCGCAAAGCAGCTGATCGAACGACTCGCGCTCAAGCCGCATCCGGAAGGTGGCTGGTTCCGCGAGACATGGCGCGCGCCGACGACCAATCGCGAACGCGCGGCCGCCACCGCGATTCTTTTTCTGCTCGAAGCGTCCCAGAGATCCCACTGGCACCGGGTGGATGCCGCGGAGATCTGGCTGTGGCATGCCGGGGACTGCCTGAGGCTGTCCACCGCCCCCCAGGAATGCGGTCCGATCGACAGCATCATCCTCGGCCCCGACCTGCTTTCCGGTCATGCCATCCAGCACGTGGTCTCCGCCGCCCACTGGCAAGCCGCGGACCCGGAACCCGGCGGCCGGTCAGGTTTCGTGCTGGTATCCTGCGTGGTCGCGCCCGGCTTCGATTTCGCCGGCTTCACCCTTGCTCCGCCGGGGTGGACGCCCCGGCGCTGA
- a CDS encoding dipeptidase, producing the protein MMVSAGAGAQTPEQLARAALEAAPVWDGHNDVPIQLRGRYRNMIGGFDFEDTTDTGRDAPTGQVMHTDLKRLREGHVGMQFWSVFVSTELKGADAVQAVIEQIDVTRRLLARYPRELQFARNSTEVEQAVKKGRIASLLGMEGGHSIGSSLAVLRQMHALGVRYMTLTHSSNTPWADSATDKPEHDGLTDFGRDVVREMNRIGMLVDLSHVSEATMLDALEVARAPVIFSHSGVRAVNGHARNVPDGVLRKLKENGGIVMAVALPSYVSEPVRNWLADREAERKRLESLWLGQPQEVETRLAQWVEVHPEPKATIAQLADHIDHIRQVAGIDHIGVGGDYDGMATGPEGMEDVSGYPALFAELARRGYTQPELEKIASRNMMRVLKAAEAYAAAHAGDPPIETPVPE; encoded by the coding sequence ATGATGGTTTCGGCTGGGGCTGGGGCGCAAACGCCCGAGCAGCTTGCCAGGGCCGCGCTCGAAGCCGCGCCGGTATGGGATGGCCACAACGATGTGCCGATCCAGTTGCGGGGCCGGTATCGCAACATGATCGGGGGCTTCGATTTCGAGGATACGACAGACACGGGCAGGGATGCTCCCACTGGCCAGGTGATGCATACCGATCTCAAGCGCCTGCGCGAAGGCCATGTCGGCATGCAATTCTGGTCGGTCTTCGTATCGACCGAGCTGAAAGGAGCGGACGCGGTTCAGGCGGTGATCGAGCAGATCGATGTCACCCGGCGCCTGCTGGCGCGTTATCCCCGGGAGCTGCAGTTCGCGCGCAATTCCACGGAGGTCGAGCAGGCCGTCAAAAAGGGGCGCATCGCCTCGCTGCTGGGCATGGAAGGCGGCCATTCGATCGGCTCCAGCCTTGCCGTGCTGCGCCAGATGCATGCGCTGGGCGTCCGCTACATGACGCTGACCCATTCGAGCAACACGCCATGGGCCGACAGCGCCACGGACAAGCCCGAACATGACGGGCTGACCGATTTCGGCCGGGACGTGGTGCGCGAGATGAACCGCATCGGGATGCTGGTCGACCTCAGCCATGTCAGCGAGGCAACGATGCTCGATGCGCTGGAAGTTGCCCGTGCGCCTGTGATTTTCAGCCATTCGGGGGTGCGGGCGGTGAACGGCCATGCCCGCAATGTGCCGGACGGCGTCCTGCGGAAGCTGAAGGAGAATGGCGGGATCGTGATGGCGGTCGCCTTGCCGAGCTATGTGAGCGAGCCGGTGCGGAACTGGCTGGCCGATCGCGAGGCGGAAAGGAAGCGGCTGGAATCGCTATGGCTGGGGCAGCCTCAGGAGGTCGAAACCCGCCTTGCCCAATGGGTCGAAGTTCACCCCGAACCCAAGGCGACGATTGCGCAGCTGGCCGATCATATCGACCATATCCGGCAGGTGGCCGGGATCGACCATATCGGGGTGGGCGGCGACTATGACGGCATGGCGACCGGCCCGGAAGGGATGGAGGATGTTAGCGGCTATCCGGCGCTGTTCGCGGAACTGGCGCGGCGCGGCTATACGCAGCCGGAACTTGAAAAGATCGCGAGCCGCAACATGATGCGGGTCCTGAAGGCGGCCGAAGCCTATGCCGCCGCCCATGCGGGCGATCCGCCGATAGAAACTCCGGTGCCGGAGTAG
- a CDS encoding DUF1810 domain-containing protein yields MEPPGLERFVAAQDRDGTYARALSELRAGRKQTHWMWFVFPQISGLGHSQMAYLYAISGAPEAQRYLEHRILGPRLLESTQAVLDWSSRKSAAAIFGTIDAMKFRSSMTLFEAVGPNQPCFAEALDSFYDGQRDPATLASL; encoded by the coding sequence ATGGAACCGCCCGGCCTCGAACGGTTCGTCGCCGCGCAGGATCGTGACGGAACCTATGCCCGCGCCCTTTCGGAGCTTCGCGCGGGCAGGAAGCAGACCCATTGGATGTGGTTCGTCTTTCCGCAGATCAGCGGCCTGGGCCATAGCCAAATGGCTTACCTCTATGCGATTTCCGGCGCCCCGGAGGCCCAGCGCTATCTGGAGCACAGGATACTGGGCCCTCGCCTGCTGGAATCGACGCAGGCCGTGCTCGATTGGAGCAGCCGGAAATCCGCTGCCGCCATTTTCGGTACCATCGATGCGATGAAGTTCCGCAGTTCGATGACGTTGTTCGAAGCGGTGGGGCCGAACCAGCCCTGCTTTGCCGAAGCCCTGGACAGCTTTTATGACGGGCAGCGCGACCCTGCCACCCTGGCAAGCCTGTAA
- the dapD gene encoding 2,3,4,5-tetrahydropyridine-2,6-dicarboxylate N-succinyltransferase: MSAELESAIEAAWEARDAVTPASQDVREKVEAALALLESGAARVAEPDGHGGWKVNQWLKKAVLLSFRLNDNIPVPNGAAGAPAFDKVPSKFAGWDEARFREAGFRVVPGAAARRGSYIGKGVVLMPSFVNIGAYVGDGTMVDTWATVGSCAQIGKNVHISGGAGIGGVLEPLQAGPVVIEDGAFIGARSEVAEGVVIGEGAVLSMGVFIGASTKIVDRATGQIHIGKVPPYAVVVPGSLPGKPLPDGTPGPSLYCAVIVKTVDAQTRAKTGINDLLRD, encoded by the coding sequence ATGTCCGCCGAACTCGAAAGCGCCATCGAAGCCGCCTGGGAAGCCCGCGACGCAGTGACTCCCGCCAGCCAGGACGTGCGCGAAAAGGTGGAAGCAGCCCTCGCCCTGCTCGAAAGCGGCGCGGCGCGCGTGGCGGAGCCGGATGGCCATGGCGGGTGGAAGGTCAATCAGTGGCTCAAGAAGGCGGTGCTGCTGTCCTTCCGCCTCAATGACAATATTCCCGTGCCCAACGGCGCCGCCGGCGCCCCGGCCTTCGACAAGGTTCCCTCCAAATTCGCAGGCTGGGACGAGGCGCGCTTCCGCGAGGCCGGCTTCCGTGTGGTTCCCGGCGCGGCTGCCCGGCGCGGCAGCTATATCGGCAAGGGCGTGGTGCTGATGCCCAGCTTCGTCAATATCGGCGCCTATGTCGGCGACGGCACCATGGTCGATACCTGGGCGACGGTCGGAAGCTGCGCGCAGATCGGCAAGAATGTGCATATTTCCGGCGGCGCGGGCATCGGCGGCGTGCTGGAACCGCTGCAGGCAGGGCCGGTGGTGATCGAGGACGGGGCATTCATCGGCGCCCGTTCGGAAGTGGCCGAAGGGGTGGTGATCGGCGAAGGCGCGGTGCTTTCGATGGGCGTGTTCATCGGCGCCTCCACCAAGATCGTCGATCGCGCCACCGGCCAGATCCACATCGGCAAGGTTCCGCCCTATGCGGTGGTCGTGCCCGGTTCCCTTCCGGGCAAGCCCTTGCCCGACGGCACGCCCGGCCCGTCGCTCTACTGCGCCGTCATCGTCAAGACCGTGGACGCGCAGACCCGGGCCAAAACCGGCATCAACGATCTCCTGCGAGACTGA
- a CDS encoding SDR family oxidoreductase, translated as MDLEGLFGLGGRIALVTGGSRGIGRMVVEGLLAAGCSRVYICARKQEQLDAAAAELGERVVPLVADIGKIEGIDALAAELSRREERLDILVNNAGAAWGAPFDSFPEAGWDKVVTLNMKAPFFLTQKLHGLLRNAAASGRPAKVINIASIDGLRVNPWETYSYQASKAGLIHLTRRMAARLIADNIVVNGIAPGAFPSDMNRAARDAPEVAAQAIPARRTGTAEDMAAGAVYLASRAGDYVVGTTLAIDGGMVDAQASASFGNAGGG; from the coding sequence ATGGATCTGGAAGGACTTTTCGGGCTGGGCGGACGGATCGCGCTGGTCACGGGAGGGTCGAGGGGGATTGGCCGGATGGTGGTGGAAGGGCTGCTCGCCGCCGGATGCTCCCGGGTCTATATCTGCGCCCGCAAGCAGGAGCAGCTCGATGCGGCCGCGGCGGAACTGGGCGAGCGGGTGGTGCCTCTGGTGGCCGATATCGGCAAGATTGAGGGCATAGACGCGCTGGCCGCCGAGCTTTCGCGCCGGGAGGAGCGGCTCGACATCCTGGTGAACAATGCGGGGGCCGCCTGGGGCGCTCCGTTCGACTCCTTTCCGGAAGCGGGCTGGGACAAGGTGGTGACTTTGAACATGAAAGCGCCGTTCTTCCTCACCCAGAAGCTGCACGGCCTGCTGAGGAATGCGGCGGCTTCCGGCAGGCCGGCCAAGGTCATCAATATCGCCTCGATCGACGGATTGAGGGTCAATCCCTGGGAAACATATTCCTATCAGGCATCGAAGGCCGGCCTCATCCACCTGACCCGGCGCATGGCCGCGCGCCTGATCGCGGATAACATCGTCGTCAATGGAATTGCCCCCGGAGCCTTCCCCAGCGACATGAACCGCGCCGCGCGGGATGCGCCGGAGGTGGCCGCGCAGGCGATCCCGGCGAGGCGCACCGGCACCGCGGAGGATATGGCGGCGGGCGCCGTCTATCTGGCGAGCCGGGCAGGCGATTATGTGGTGGGCACGACGCTGGCGATCGACGGCGGCATGGTGGATGCGCAGGCGTCGGCCAGCTTTGGGAATGCGGGCGGCGGCTGA
- the gmk gene encoding guanylate kinase — protein MATTDNLKRRGLMFILSSPSGAGKTTIARKLLAGDGDLRMSVSVTTRPMRPGEIEGKDYIFVDRPTFERMAAEEAFLEWAEVFGNFYGTPKAQIKAGLKEGQDFLFDIDWQGTQQLYQRAEADVVRVFLLPPGIGELERRLSSRGTDSAEVIAGRMARARSEISHWDGYDYVVVNDDIDACFAKVRTILQAERMRRARQTGLVDFVRELTAGG, from the coding sequence ATGGCCACCACCGACAATCTCAAGCGCCGCGGGCTCATGTTCATCCTCTCCTCGCCCTCCGGCGCGGGAAAGACGACCATTGCCCGCAAATTGCTGGCCGGTGACGGGGATCTGCGCATGTCGGTTTCCGTCACCACCCGGCCGATGCGGCCGGGCGAGATCGAAGGGAAAGACTATATCTTCGTCGACCGCCCCACCTTCGAGCGCATGGCGGCCGAAGAAGCCTTCCTCGAATGGGCGGAAGTGTTCGGCAATTTCTATGGAACGCCCAAGGCCCAGATCAAGGCGGGGCTGAAGGAAGGGCAGGATTTCCTGTTTGACATCGACTGGCAGGGCACCCAGCAGCTTTACCAGCGCGCGGAAGCGGATGTCGTCAGGGTCTTCCTGCTGCCGCCCGGGATCGGCGAGCTGGAGCGGCGCCTGTCATCGCGGGGGACGGACAGCGCGGAAGTGATTGCGGGCCGCATGGCCCGCGCCCGCTCCGAGATCAGCCATTGGGACGGCTACGATTATGTCGTGGTGAACGACGACATCGACGCCTGCTTCGCGAAAGTGCGCACCATACTGCAGGCGGAACGTATGCGCCGCGCGCGCCAGACTGGCCTGGTCGATTTCGTCCGGGAGCTGACGGCGGGCGGATAG
- a CDS encoding SspB family protein translates to MSDETPDSLIPYDEIVQEALRAVVGRVLGEIEGTGGTLPGNHHFYITFKTGAPGVSIPSHLRQRFPDEMTIVLQNKFWDLSVDDDGFSVGLSFNQVPAKLVIPFAAITAFVDPAVDFGLQFQAAADNMEPEPHDDAENDSTEQDGDSPVEGGDGDSNVVTVDFGRKK, encoded by the coding sequence ATGAGCGACGAAACGCCCGATAGCCTGATCCCTTACGACGAGATCGTCCAGGAAGCACTCCGCGCCGTGGTAGGCCGTGTGCTGGGCGAGATAGAGGGCACCGGGGGGACGCTGCCCGGCAACCATCACTTCTACATCACCTTCAAGACCGGAGCGCCCGGGGTTTCCATCCCCAGCCATTTGCGCCAGCGATTCCCGGATGAGATGACGATCGTCCTCCAGAACAAGTTCTGGGATCTGTCGGTGGACGATGACGGGTTCTCCGTGGGGCTGAGCTTCAACCAGGTCCCTGCGAAGCTGGTCATTCCCTTCGCCGCGATCACCGCTTTCGTGGACCCTGCCGTGGATTTCGGCCTTCAGTTCCAGGCGGCGGCGGACAATATGGAACCCGAACCGCACGACGATGCGGAAAACGATTCAACGGAACAGGATGGTGATTCGCCCGTTGAGGGGGGCGATGGCGATTCGAACGTCGTCACTGTGGATTTCGGCAGGAAAAAGTAA
- the hisB gene encoding imidazoleglycerol-phosphate dehydratase HisB — MRTARIARKTSETDIFVEVNLDGTGSYEISTGIGFLDHMIEQFSRHSLIDVTLRVAGDLHVDQHHTTEDSAIALGQAISQALGDKAGIGRYGSVYSPMDEALARVALDISGRPWLVWKASFTQPRLGEMDTELFEHWFQSVAQAVGITLHIELLYGQNNHHIIEGIFKGFARAMRAAVELDARKGGAVPSTKGQLGG; from the coding sequence ATGCGTACAGCCCGGATCGCCCGCAAAACCAGCGAAACCGACATTTTCGTCGAGGTGAATCTCGACGGGACAGGTTCCTACGAGATTTCCACCGGCATCGGCTTCCTCGATCACATGATCGAGCAATTCTCGCGCCATTCGCTGATCGACGTCACCCTGCGGGTCGCCGGAGATCTGCATGTGGACCAGCACCACACCACGGAAGACAGCGCGATCGCGCTGGGCCAGGCCATTTCCCAGGCGCTGGGGGACAAGGCCGGGATCGGCCGCTACGGCAGCGTCTATTCGCCGATGGACGAAGCGCTGGCGCGCGTGGCGCTCGACATCTCGGGCCGCCCCTGGCTGGTCTGGAAGGCGAGCTTCACCCAGCCTCGCCTGGGCGAGATGGACACCGAACTGTTCGAGCACTGGTTCCAGTCGGTCGCGCAGGCGGTGGGCATCACCCTGCATATCGAGCTGCTCTACGGCCAGAACAATCACCACATCATCGAAGGCATCTTCAAGGGCTTTGCCCGGGCGATGCGCGCTGCGGTGGAGCTCGACGCGCGCAAGGGCGGGGCGGTGCCTTCCACGAAGGGGCAGCTAGGTGGCTGA
- the hisH gene encoding imidazole glycerol phosphate synthase subunit HisH, whose product MAEVVALVDYGAGNLHSVRNALIAAGAETVKLTADPDVVRAADRIILPGVGAFGACAAGLRAIPGLIEAMRERVHVGGAPFLGICVGMQLLADRGLEHGVTAGLGWIAGEVRAIEATDPAIKIPHMGWNDVVPTPHEDGAELIEPGEAYFLHSYHFQPAEGRHIAAMTDHGGGLVAAVARDNILGVQFHPEKSQSYGLELLSRFLEWKP is encoded by the coding sequence GTGGCTGAAGTCGTCGCTCTCGTCGATTACGGCGCGGGCAATCTTCACTCGGTGCGCAATGCCCTGATCGCCGCCGGGGCGGAGACGGTGAAGCTGACCGCCGATCCCGATGTGGTGCGCGCGGCGGACCGGATCATCCTGCCCGGAGTGGGTGCGTTCGGCGCCTGCGCGGCGGGCCTTCGCGCCATTCCCGGCTTGATCGAAGCCATGCGGGAGCGGGTGCATGTGGGCGGGGCGCCCTTCCTGGGCATCTGCGTGGGCATGCAATTGCTGGCCGATCGCGGGCTGGAGCATGGGGTGACGGCGGGGCTTGGCTGGATCGCCGGAGAGGTCCGGGCGATCGAGGCGACGGACCCGGCGATCAAGATCCCGCATATGGGCTGGAACGATGTCGTGCCCACCCCGCATGAGGATGGCGCCGAACTGATCGAGCCGGGGGAAGCCTATTTCCTGCATTCCTATCATTTCCAGCCTGCCGAGGGGCGGCACATCGCCGCCATGACCGACCATGGCGGCGGGCTGGTGGCGGCCGTCGCCCGCGACAATATTCTCGGGGTGCAGTTCCACCCGGAAAAGAGCCAGTCCTACGGGCTGGAGCTGCTCTCCCGCTTCCTGGAGTGGAAACCGTGA
- the hisA gene encoding 1-(5-phosphoribosyl)-5-[(5-phosphoribosylamino)methylideneamino]imidazole-4-carboxamide isomerase, with product MIVFPAIDLKGGQVVRLAEGDMARATVYGDDPAAQAMAFAEAGAGFLHVVDLDGAFAGEARNREAVEAILEAFPGHVQLGGGIRNREAVEGWFDLGVSRIVIGSAALKDPQFVKDMAREWENGIVVAVDARDGMVATEGWAEVSDVPVHEMARRFEDAGVASLLFTDIGRDGLLKGCNIEATVDLARRTSLPVIASGGVKGLDDIRLLSLHAVDGIEGVITGRALYDGRLDLAAALQMAARA from the coding sequence GTGATTGTATTTCCCGCCATCGATCTCAAGGGTGGCCAGGTCGTGCGGCTGGCTGAAGGCGATATGGCGCGCGCCACCGTCTATGGCGACGATCCTGCTGCGCAGGCCATGGCCTTTGCGGAAGCGGGCGCCGGGTTTCTGCATGTGGTCGATCTTGACGGGGCATTTGCCGGCGAGGCCCGCAATCGCGAAGCGGTCGAAGCGATCCTCGAGGCCTTTCCCGGCCATGTCCAGCTGGGCGGCGGCATCCGCAATCGCGAGGCGGTGGAAGGCTGGTTCGATCTGGGCGTCAGCCGGATCGTGATCGGTTCGGCAGCCTTGAAGGACCCACAGTTCGTCAAGGACATGGCCCGCGAATGGGAAAACGGCATTGTCGTGGCGGTGGACGCGCGCGACGGCATGGTCGCGACGGAAGGCTGGGCGGAAGTCTCGGACGTTCCGGTGCATGAGATGGCCCGCCGTTTCGAGGATGCGGGGGTGGCGAGCCTGTTGTTCACGGACATCGGGCGCGACGGGCTGCTCAAGGGCTGCAACATCGAAGCGACGGTCGATCTCGCGCGGCGCACCTCGCTGCCGGTGATCGCCAGCGGCGGGGTGAAAGGGCTGGACGATATTCGTCTGCTCTCGCTTCATGCGGTGGACGGGATCGAGGGCGTTATCACCGGCCGCGCCCTGTATGACGGGCGGCTGGATCTGGCGGCGGCCCTGCAGATGGCGGCCCGGGCATGA
- the hisF gene encoding imidazole glycerol phosphate synthase subunit HisF encodes MTVRIRVIPCLDVRDGRVVKGVNFVDLKDAGDPVEQAQAYDAAGADELCFLDISASHEGRGTLLDVVRRTAEVCFMPLTVGGGVRSVEDARALLLAGADKVAVNSAAVSRPELVADMAEKFGSQCVVASVDARASTSSAGAGKRWEIYTHGGRRATGIDAVAHAVRLAELGAGELLVTSMDGDGTQAGYDLDLTRAIADRVSVPVVASGGVGNLQHLVEGVTKGHASAVLAASIFHFGTYTIAQAHSALREAGLPARG; translated from the coding sequence ATGACCGTCCGCATTCGCGTCATCCCGTGCCTCGACGTGCGCGATGGCCGCGTGGTGAAGGGGGTCAACTTCGTCGATCTCAAGGATGCGGGCGATCCGGTCGAGCAGGCGCAGGCCTATGACGCCGCCGGGGCGGACGAGCTTTGTTTCCTGGATATTTCCGCCAGCCATGAAGGGCGGGGCACGCTGCTCGATGTGGTGCGGCGCACCGCCGAGGTCTGCTTCATGCCGCTCACCGTGGGGGGCGGGGTGCGTTCGGTGGAGGATGCGCGGGCGCTGCTGCTGGCCGGTGCGGACAAGGTGGCGGTCAATTCCGCCGCCGTTTCCCGGCCCGAACTGGTTGCCGACATGGCGGAAAAGTTCGGGAGCCAATGCGTCGTCGCCTCGGTCGATGCACGTGCTTCGACAAGCTCAGCAGGAGCGGGGAAGCGGTGGGAAATCTACACCCATGGCGGCCGCCGCGCGACCGGGATCGATGCGGTGGCCCATGCGGTCAGGCTGGCGGAACTGGGCGCGGGCGAATTGCTGGTCACGTCGATGGATGGCGATGGCACCCAGGCCGGTTACGACCTCGATCTGACCCGCGCGATCGCGGACCGGGTGAGCGTGCCGGTGGTGGCCAGCGGCGGGGTCGGCAATCTGCAGCATCTGGTGGAAGGCGTGACGAAGGGCCATGCCAGCGCGGTGCTGGCCGCATCCATCTTCCACTTCGGCACTTATACCATCGCGCAGGCGCATTCCGCCTTGCGCGAAGCGGGCCTGCCGGCACGGGGCTGA
- a CDS encoding PEP-CTERM sorting domain-containing protein (PEP-CTERM proteins occur, often in large numbers, in the proteomes of bacteria that also encode an exosortase, a predicted intramembrane cysteine proteinase. The presence of a PEP-CTERM domain at a protein's C-terminus predicts cleavage within the sorting domain, followed by covalent anchoring to some some component of the (usually Gram-negative) cell surface. Many PEP-CTERM proteins exhibit an unusual sequence composition that includes large numbers of potential glycosylation sites. Expression of one such protein has been shown restore the ability of a bacterium to form floc, a type of biofilm.) yields MYRLALFLLMSVHLLLAAPVNASSGTTVPEPSDLALFILGLLGVILGREVAIRYKRRDKDHDNKL; encoded by the coding sequence ATGTATCGTCTGGCCCTTTTCCTGCTGATGTCCGTCCATCTGCTGCTGGCGGCGCCGGTGAATGCGTCCAGCGGGACGACGGTGCCGGAGCCTTCCGATCTTGCGCTGTTCATCCTGGGCCTGCTGGGGGTGATTCTGGGGCGCGAGGTCGCGATACGCTACAAGCGGCGCGACAAGGACCACGACAACAAACTCTGA
- a CDS encoding phosphoribosyl-ATP diphosphatase, with product MDTLSRLEQTIARRRASAASESYVAQLHARGLPVIARKLGEEAVEAVIAALSGEREELVGEAADILFHLLVLLSARDVPLADVLAELDRREGTSGLVEKAARKS from the coding sequence ATGGATACGCTGTCCCGTCTCGAACAGACCATTGCCCGGCGCCGCGCCTCGGCCGCCAGCGAAAGCTATGTCGCGCAGCTCCATGCGCGCGGGTTGCCGGTTATCGCGCGCAAGCTGGGCGAGGAAGCGGTGGAAGCCGTGATCGCCGCGCTTTCGGGCGAGCGCGAGGAGCTGGTGGGCGAGGCCGCGGATATCCTGTTTCACCTGCTGGTGCTGCTCTCCGCCCGCGATGTGCCGCTTGCCGATGTGCTGGCGGAACTCGACCGGCGGGAAGGTACCTCGGGCCTTGTTGAAAAAGCTGCACGGAAGAGCTGA
- a CDS encoding HIT domain-containing protein, with product MPVDATQPYDDQNIFARILRGELPCTKVYEDEWAFAFNDINPQAPVHILVVPRGPYVSWDDFTEKAGDAEISGFIRAVGKIARDQGLVAPGYRLIANTGFHSHQEIPHFHVHICAGKQMGRMIPE from the coding sequence ATGCCTGTCGACGCAACCCAACCCTATGACGACCAGAACATCTTCGCCAGGATTCTGCGGGGAGAGCTGCCTTGCACGAAGGTCTATGAGGATGAGTGGGCTTTCGCCTTTAACGACATCAATCCGCAGGCGCCGGTCCATATCCTGGTGGTGCCCAGGGGCCCCTATGTGAGCTGGGACGATTTCACCGAAAAGGCGGGTGACGCCGAAATTTCGGGCTTCATCCGCGCGGTGGGCAAGATCGCGCGCGATCAGGGGCTGGTGGCCCCCGGCTATCGCCTGATTGCCAACACCGGGTTCCATTCTCATCAGGAAATCCCGCATTTTCATGTGCATATCTGCGCCGGCAAGCAGATGGGGCGGATGATCCCCGAATAG